A genome region from Leptospira langatensis includes the following:
- a CDS encoding Hsp33 family molecular chaperone HslO, with translation MQNQDTYYYGILPDVHFRFSSAEISYAVTAASNLHGFDDAGTELLARTMLSAFFLADLVKEETKLSVQIRFYDNSEIHSVLAYSTRDGRMKATLRHRPEEDIESGPISEENIGILKVFRWKNGECIYQSIVPFRNLSFEENIENYLRDSEQVPSFLIAYVKLDGLHWRVKGILLQALPEAKQEHIDAVREWAGDLEAKKNQVFDKTVSEALAELQVLWNTKLDILEEGRPEYRCDCSEEKIKELIQNLGKEEAMDIAEEQGQIEVTCEFCNSIYRFPKDRVLELF, from the coding sequence ATGCAAAACCAAGATACATATTATTATGGGATCCTTCCCGACGTTCATTTTCGTTTTTCCAGTGCGGAAATTTCTTATGCGGTAACTGCTGCATCTAACTTGCACGGTTTCGATGATGCAGGTACGGAACTTCTTGCTAGGACTATGCTTTCCGCATTCTTCTTAGCGGACTTAGTAAAGGAAGAAACCAAGCTTAGCGTTCAGATCCGTTTCTACGATAATTCGGAGATCCATTCCGTACTTGCTTATAGTACAAGAGACGGAAGAATGAAGGCAACACTCCGACATCGTCCCGAAGAGGATATTGAATCCGGACCGATCTCCGAAGAGAATATAGGCATTTTAAAGGTTTTTCGTTGGAAGAACGGAGAATGTATTTATCAATCCATTGTTCCTTTCAGGAATCTTAGCTTTGAAGAGAATATCGAGAATTATCTAAGAGATTCGGAGCAAGTCCCTTCTTTTCTGATCGCGTATGTGAAGTTGGACGGATTGCATTGGAGAGTAAAAGGGATCTTATTGCAAGCATTGCCCGAAGCAAAACAAGAGCATATAGACGCAGTAAGGGAATGGGCCGGCGACCTGGAAGCCAAGAAGAATCAGGTCTTTGACAAGACTGTGTCCGAGGCTTTGGCTGAACTACAAGTGCTTTGGAATACTAAACTCGACATTCTGGAAGAAGGTAGGCCCGAGTACAGATGCGATTGCTCCGAAGAGAAGATCAAAGAACTCATACAGAACCTAGGAAAAGAGGAAGCTATGGATATCGCAGAAGAACAGGGCCAGATAGAGGTCACCTGTGAGTTTTGCAATTCTATCTATAGATTTCCTAAGGACAGGGTCCTAGAGTTATTTTAG
- a CDS encoding beta-galactosidase: MIFGADYYPEQWTSKDWEEDIRIMKDMGLTRVRLAEFSWALVEPKEGRFDFSFWQKILDLFHKHKMDAILGTPTATFPPWLAKKYPDILQVRDGVLRGIGTRRQACFSSPNYRKAVVRVVTKMAQALGKHPAVIGWQVDNEIGHEGSDIDHSDTSLKAFRVWLKNKYKTVGKLNETWGNVFWGVMFNDWNEIPIPGPHVSAGYNPSMIQDFYRFHSDTVVDFVRLQTEILRKHSPGRKLTTNLYPSPFLPVIDMSELFTHLDYVSWDNYPTWGDQAEPFPHPFISAMHQYNRGLKNQSFTVMEQISGFQGHDLLGYLPAPGQIKLWMKQAIVQGSDQIVFFRYRTARYGQEQLCYGILDHDKALTERYFELQKGISEILPQAEDFASEEFPADVALLHDIENSRNFKHQPVSSGLKYNPVPFAEVGYDIEMATWFSGMNILNVNTHFSPISRTDFSKYKVLVLPLYSMIDDTIVERLREFVKKGGTLVLGYRAGAKDKNSWMLDSQIPGPFSEMAGVRVRKFEAVSNREVKFRFRVLPGTCSKICEILEPTTAKVWARYTDKNKFYKGKPVITCNKFGKGFVVYIGSSLSPVSLMLLYRRVLRLAGIPFQFYGPNVEKTFRKGKSKDYEIYINHSGKKSLAGFKLLKPFEVRILPKNKK, encoded by the coding sequence ATGATTTTCGGAGCGGACTATTATCCCGAACAATGGACTTCTAAAGATTGGGAAGAAGACATTCGCATCATGAAAGACATGGGTTTGACCCGAGTTCGTTTAGCCGAATTCTCTTGGGCACTCGTAGAGCCAAAAGAGGGTCGCTTTGATTTTTCCTTTTGGCAGAAGATCCTAGATCTGTTTCACAAACATAAGATGGATGCGATACTAGGAACTCCTACCGCAACCTTTCCTCCTTGGTTAGCCAAGAAGTATCCTGACATTCTTCAAGTGAGAGATGGTGTGCTTAGGGGTATAGGCACCAGACGTCAGGCATGTTTTTCTTCTCCCAATTATCGAAAGGCAGTCGTTCGAGTGGTGACCAAGATGGCACAGGCCTTGGGCAAACATCCTGCAGTCATAGGTTGGCAAGTAGACAATGAGATCGGTCACGAAGGTTCCGACATAGATCATTCCGATACTTCTCTGAAAGCGTTTCGAGTCTGGCTTAAGAACAAGTACAAGACAGTTGGTAAGCTAAACGAAACCTGGGGAAATGTTTTCTGGGGAGTGATGTTTAACGATTGGAATGAGATCCCAATCCCTGGTCCTCACGTGAGCGCGGGATACAATCCTTCTATGATCCAGGACTTTTACAGATTCCATTCGGATACCGTAGTGGATTTCGTCCGACTCCAAACGGAGATCCTACGAAAACATTCTCCCGGAAGAAAATTGACCACAAATTTGTATCCGAGCCCATTTCTTCCGGTAATCGATATGTCTGAGTTGTTTACTCATTTAGACTACGTGTCTTGGGACAATTATCCGACTTGGGGAGATCAGGCAGAACCTTTTCCTCATCCGTTTATTTCGGCAATGCATCAGTACAATCGCGGCTTAAAGAACCAATCCTTCACAGTGATGGAACAGATCTCTGGTTTTCAAGGCCACGATCTACTCGGATATCTTCCCGCTCCAGGTCAGATCAAACTTTGGATGAAGCAAGCAATCGTACAAGGTTCGGATCAGATCGTATTCTTTAGATACAGGACTGCAAGATACGGGCAGGAGCAATTGTGCTATGGGATCTTGGATCACGACAAGGCTCTTACAGAAAGATATTTCGAATTGCAAAAAGGGATCTCGGAAATCCTTCCTCAGGCAGAAGACTTTGCCTCTGAAGAATTTCCGGCCGATGTCGCTCTTCTTCACGATATCGAGAACTCAAGGAATTTCAAACACCAACCTGTTTCTTCCGGTTTAAAGTACAATCCGGTTCCCTTCGCCGAAGTAGGCTATGATATCGAGATGGCCACCTGGTTCTCAGGTATGAATATCTTGAACGTCAATACTCATTTCTCTCCTATTTCTAGAACTGACTTTAGCAAGTACAAAGTATTGGTCCTTCCCCTCTATTCTATGATAGATGATACGATCGTAGAAAGACTGAGAGAGTTTGTGAAGAAGGGAGGAACGTTAGTCTTAGGTTATCGGGCCGGAGCCAAGGACAAAAACTCCTGGATGTTGGACTCCCAGATCCCGGGACCATTCTCCGAGATGGCAGGAGTAAGAGTGCGCAAATTCGAGGCTGTTTCCAACCGAGAGGTTAAATTTAGATTTAGAGTGTTACCAGGGACCTGTTCTAAGATCTGCGAGATTTTGGAGCCTACGACAGCCAAGGTCTGGGCAAGATATACGGATAAAAATAAATTCTATAAAGGAAAACCTGTAATCACCTGCAATAAATTCGGAAAAGGTTTTGTCGTATACATAGGATCTAGTTTGAGCCCCGTCTCTCTTATGCTTTTGTACAGAAGGGTCCTAAGGTTAGCCGGAATACCGTTCCAATTTTACGGGCCAAACGTGGAGAAGACCTTTCGAAAAGGAAAGTCTAAGGATTACGAGATCTATATCAATCATTCCGGAAAGAAGAGTCTGGCTGGATTCAAATTATTGAAGCCCTTCGAAGTTAGGATCTTACCCAAAAATAAAAAATGA
- a CDS encoding LIC_10030 family protein — protein MKLNEIKELNKLLQTGTKTKNEPASLYVDNLHTSFLEFEENYILPSTSVFEIEFPAAESFLKSLLHLAPELVANCLVLPEPRPKRDIDRLFLIKPFYTEGEIFRENSPDIWQDKLPPYAIVTSFHLMHLGGANKEEIFQPASQGKTMSVYTKRVYFSVRVVPLDSLKVHEGAVIDFSPKKYQESDFMVQISREATEGVRHTYSEIFDEVDYSKQIAIIHETLGITSGDWTLGKIFAPIAVEYLTLTARFLDPSLESIAKDFISFHQVVDLLLRPDSMTLEESARNFFFAWLRSHKAERTISPSGNMAWKILREERT, from the coding sequence ATGAAGCTTAATGAGATAAAAGAATTAAATAAGCTTTTACAGACCGGGACCAAAACTAAGAACGAACCGGCATCCTTGTATGTGGATAATCTTCATACTTCCTTCTTGGAATTCGAGGAAAACTATATCCTTCCTTCTACCTCCGTCTTCGAGATAGAGTTCCCGGCTGCAGAGTCGTTTTTAAAGTCCCTTCTTCATTTGGCTCCCGAGTTAGTCGCTAACTGTTTGGTGCTTCCCGAACCAAGACCTAAGAGGGACATAGATCGTCTTTTTCTAATAAAGCCGTTTTACACGGAAGGCGAGATCTTTAGAGAGAACTCTCCCGATATCTGGCAGGACAAACTTCCCCCCTATGCGATCGTGACCAGCTTTCATTTGATGCATCTTGGAGGTGCAAATAAGGAAGAGATCTTTCAGCCGGCCTCTCAGGGAAAGACAATGTCCGTTTATACCAAGAGAGTGTATTTTTCCGTCCGAGTTGTCCCTTTGGATTCCCTTAAGGTGCACGAAGGTGCGGTCATTGATTTTAGTCCGAAGAAGTACCAGGAATCCGACTTTATGGTGCAGATCTCCAGAGAGGCAACCGAGGGAGTTAGGCATACCTATTCCGAGATCTTCGACGAAGTGGACTATTCCAAGCAAATCGCGATCATCCATGAAACACTTGGCATCACTTCCGGGGATTGGACCTTGGGAAAGATTTTTGCTCCGATCGCTGTGGAATATCTTACTTTGACCGCCCGCTTCTTGGATCCTTCCCTCGAGAGCATTGCAAAGGATTTTATTTCGTTTCACCAAGTAGTTGATCTTTTGTTAAGACCGGACAGCATGACCTTAGAAGAATCGGCCCGAAACTTCTTCTTTGCTTGGCTCCGCTCTCATAAGGCGGAAAGAACCATTTCCCCATCCGGAAACATGGCCTGGAAGATATTGCGGGAGGAAAGGACATAA
- a CDS encoding inositol monophosphatase family protein, whose translation MESLAPPIDFPLEEVKKRVKSVQSVSGLILESARKLQKEIRVFGIISDSEEKERITKADELMGKFLIDFIRQNFPNDSIISEDYFRYEGNNSFRWVLDPIDGSMNFVRGIPLYCVSVGLEHRETPVAGVVFAPELDTRYSAILSQGAFKNGLRIDVSNTDALARSLLVSSFPTNRKEILNEVISDITAFISCGRSMRRTGSFVLDTCWVAEGVLDGIWEKGVKLWDTVASSVILTEAGGKLTDFQGKHFLSGQAEVVASNGKIHKQIIDILRNVRISIGRN comes from the coding sequence ATGGAATCGTTAGCACCACCCATTGACTTCCCGCTCGAAGAAGTGAAAAAGCGAGTCAAGTCCGTACAATCCGTATCCGGACTCATTCTAGAGTCCGCAAGAAAGCTCCAAAAAGAAATCCGAGTCTTCGGCATCATCAGCGACTCCGAAGAGAAAGAAAGGATCACCAAAGCAGACGAGTTGATGGGAAAATTCCTGATCGACTTTATCCGTCAAAACTTTCCGAACGATTCCATTATCTCTGAGGATTACTTTCGCTACGAAGGAAACAATTCCTTTCGTTGGGTCTTGGACCCGATAGACGGTTCCATGAATTTTGTAAGAGGGATCCCTCTCTATTGTGTATCGGTGGGTTTAGAACATAGGGAGACACCTGTAGCAGGAGTCGTATTCGCTCCGGAATTGGACACACGTTACTCTGCCATTCTTAGTCAGGGAGCCTTCAAGAATGGGCTCAGGATAGATGTCTCTAATACGGACGCTCTTGCTCGTTCCCTTCTCGTATCCAGTTTTCCTACGAACAGAAAGGAAATATTAAACGAAGTCATTTCTGATATCACCGCATTCATCAGCTGCGGACGTTCCATGAGAAGGACCGGTTCCTTTGTTCTAGATACTTGTTGGGTTGCAGAAGGTGTTCTGGACGGGATCTGGGAGAAGGGTGTAAAGCTCTGGGATACGGTCGCGAGCTCGGTCATTCTAACGGAAGCCGGTGGAAAATTAACCGACTTTCAAGGAAAGCACTTCTTATCCGGTCAGGCGGAAGTAGTCGCTTCTAACGGAAAGATCCACAAACAGATCATCGATATCTTGAGAAACGTTCGGATCTCAATCGGACGAAACTAA
- a CDS encoding c-type cytochrome — protein sequence MRSQRITLNERRKSGIHRFSFLGVVALFFLLQFVMNCKPEKQLSPQAEEGKSIYMANCIACHNVNPKIDGAVGPSVANSSFALLEARMKGEYPPGYTPKRPSAAMTRFNFNESQLKSLEEFLK from the coding sequence ATGAGATCTCAAAGAATCACTCTAAATGAGAGAAGGAAAAGCGGTATTCACCGCTTTTCTTTTTTAGGTGTAGTAGCGCTCTTCTTCTTACTTCAATTCGTGATGAACTGCAAGCCGGAGAAACAACTTTCTCCTCAGGCAGAAGAGGGAAAGAGCATCTATATGGCGAACTGCATTGCTTGTCATAATGTGAATCCTAAGATTGACGGAGCCGTCGGGCCTTCCGTTGCAAATTCTTCTTTTGCATTATTAGAAGCGAGAATGAAAGGAGAATATCCTCCCGGCTATACTCCGAAACGCCCGAGTGCGGCGATGACCCGTTTCAATTTCAACGAGTCTCAATTGAAGTCTTTGGAAGAATTTCTGAAGTAA
- a CDS encoding urate hydroxylase PuuD produces MEFTLFTTQTGLYFLVKYIHFLAGITWIGLLYYLNFVQGPFFAETDAETKKNATQKLLPRVLWWFRWGAMFTFLSGITMIALAVGPLGYPHNSQWVVVILVGALFGIIMWANVWFVIWPNQKVVIAKAKGETTVDPAPNANRAFVASRTNVLLSIPMLFAMGAARNLPLAYSPDGLRVFLGIIAVIALLIEVNALTADQNGPTIKPIKTIKGVITSGVILALLTYILMEVLLTAKAA; encoded by the coding sequence ATGGAATTCACCCTCTTTACTACTCAGACGGGTCTCTACTTCTTAGTTAAGTACATCCACTTTTTAGCGGGAATCACTTGGATCGGGTTATTGTATTATCTGAATTTTGTTCAAGGTCCTTTCTTTGCTGAAACCGACGCGGAAACGAAAAAGAACGCCACTCAAAAACTACTACCTCGTGTACTTTGGTGGTTCCGATGGGGAGCAATGTTCACCTTCCTTTCCGGTATTACTATGATCGCTCTTGCAGTGGGACCTCTTGGATACCCTCATAACTCTCAGTGGGTTGTGGTAATCCTTGTGGGCGCTCTTTTCGGGATCATCATGTGGGCAAACGTATGGTTTGTCATTTGGCCGAATCAAAAAGTTGTGATCGCAAAAGCAAAAGGAGAGACCACTGTGGATCCTGCTCCGAATGCAAACAGAGCGTTTGTAGCTTCTAGAACCAACGTATTGCTTTCTATCCCTATGTTATTCGCTATGGGAGCGGCTCGCAACCTTCCTCTGGCGTATAGCCCGGACGGATTGAGAGTGTTCTTAGGAATTATCGCTGTGATCGCTCTTCTTATCGAAGTGAATGCATTGACTGCGGACCAAAACGGGCCGACTATCAAGCCGATCAAAACGATCAAAGGAGTCATTACAAGCGGAGTTATCCTCGCTCTATTGACTTACATTCTGATGGAAGTTCTCTTAACGGCAAAAGCGGCTTAA
- a CDS encoding LIC10025 family lipoprotein, with translation MNRKKRIYSYLVLIISSHSFLNCVHKNPHAAEYFEKYFLYQDVIQKEFKEDSTKNVLSGNPDKEAREKFYKKDDHLILGFHLSENGNGYKKELAASAFTVSPGNPYSIYVDAQENEFHSKKTFKIKRTVEMISPETSVFDMFPMIDGTIHHLKTADAKSVSDYSELQRFLCSNFECSIRREDGVTFLTYTLSESMKEKFPIMYKKWHKRLKQLTFRFQLFQPGGFSKGLEFYNEGQNIILGIPDSHRGYWSSPKTLHLRSYVYLSVYGLKIDVRGLGYTFKFHRTGNTDIVTGEFTKMPETNIGGRFLSILPPSAISLFVPSDLDEYFEDMFELLVNGSDGKGGNRFETRTKRNGSRTKVVLTASSEIFRDRFLPFKSQDEDDEPAFSTELGNALVKDLRGK, from the coding sequence ATGAATCGAAAGAAGAGAATTTATTCATATCTGGTTTTAATCATTAGTTCTCATTCCTTCCTAAATTGCGTGCATAAGAATCCGCACGCTGCGGAATATTTCGAGAAATACTTTCTATACCAAGACGTTATCCAGAAGGAATTTAAGGAAGATTCTACTAAGAATGTCCTCTCCGGCAATCCTGACAAGGAAGCGAGAGAAAAGTTCTACAAGAAGGACGATCATTTGATCCTGGGCTTCCATCTTTCGGAAAATGGCAACGGCTATAAAAAGGAACTAGCGGCTTCGGCTTTTACGGTCAGTCCCGGAAATCCGTATTCTATCTATGTCGATGCTCAGGAGAACGAGTTTCATTCCAAGAAAACGTTCAAGATCAAAAGAACTGTAGAAATGATCTCTCCCGAAACCAGTGTCTTCGATATGTTTCCGATGATAGACGGCACGATCCATCATTTGAAGACTGCGGATGCAAAGAGCGTATCCGATTATTCGGAACTACAAAGATTCCTGTGCAGTAATTTCGAATGCAGTATCCGAAGAGAAGACGGGGTCACTTTTTTAACCTATACTTTGTCCGAGAGCATGAAGGAAAAATTCCCGATCATGTATAAAAAGTGGCACAAGAGGCTAAAGCAACTTACATTTCGATTCCAGTTATTCCAGCCCGGAGGTTTTTCAAAGGGTTTAGAATTCTATAACGAAGGACAAAATATTATATTAGGAATTCCTGATTCTCATAGAGGATATTGGTCCTCGCCGAAAACATTGCATCTACGGAGTTACGTTTACTTGAGTGTCTATGGCCTGAAGATAGACGTTCGAGGACTTGGTTATACATTCAAATTCCATAGAACCGGGAATACGGATATCGTGACCGGGGAGTTTACCAAGATGCCAGAAACGAATATAGGCGGTAGGTTTCTCTCCATTCTTCCTCCCAGTGCGATCAGCTTATTCGTTCCTAGCGATCTAGACGAATATTTCGAAGATATGTTCGAATTACTCGTGAACGGTTCCGACGGCAAGGGAGGAAATCGATTTGAAACGAGGACCAAGAGAAACGGAAGTCGGACCAAAGTAGTGCTAACTGCGAGTTCGGAAATTTTCAGAGATAGATTTCTTCCTTTCAAATCCCAAGACGAAGATGATGAGCCTGCTTTCTCTACGGAACTCGGAAATGCATTAGTGAAAGACTTAAGAGGAAAATGA
- a CDS encoding adenylate/guanylate cyclase domain-containing protein, with product MPPIPWLFNTIFKIPQRSGLHQVDVKSEFHLNKDDQLLKVPAGLYFPDIGENWKIELNGIVIREEWYPIKEDSLSVNRSLKGLVVPINNGILKPGKNEIKIQFLGEADSNPFKPNDHFGFYHTKNFRLSSLEGIYNSTSEYFDIFLFGIYFIFGFYHVLFFVTRKQDIYYLYFGLFSLLSSVYFYLTTYHLYNTYINYPGGPDTEFFFRGEISALIPIVPIFMLFAKDFFYQKDGKFWMIRIFCGLSFVSLLANWLLPFEYVLPNLLVYQVLLLLMLLYVILFSINSIRQRKPDSVKLAIGIGICGIFGLWDTLDAMTKIVGFHYPFFKISFSVFILVIISLLVSRYVSLYKQSQALNQEISKQRDAFYRFVPSEFISILDRESPVEIKIGDSKEKTMSVFFADLRGYTTVSEKLSPDENIKYLNRYFSAFEDIIFKNAGFVDKYIGDAIMALFSDHSERAEKDNFNSADNALQSAIDMVRHVHSLNDGIGIGADLGIGVNTGPLILGTVGSERRIDTTVVGDTVNLSSRVQSLSGFYKTKILVTHHTFLRLNLLSEIRAREIDTVIVKGKTQPVILYEIFEADPPEMADQKDQTKSKLSEGITLYKAGQFKSAFSIFKELYKQNPSDNIVRLYAKRTKLVLNQLPSGDWDGIFRLHRK from the coding sequence ATGCCTCCGATCCCTTGGCTCTTCAATACTATCTTTAAGATCCCACAGAGAAGCGGACTCCACCAAGTAGATGTGAAGTCTGAATTTCATCTAAACAAAGACGATCAACTCTTAAAAGTTCCTGCCGGGCTGTACTTCCCGGATATCGGAGAAAATTGGAAGATAGAATTAAACGGTATCGTCATTCGAGAGGAATGGTATCCAATCAAAGAAGATTCCTTAAGCGTAAACCGTTCTTTAAAAGGTTTAGTCGTTCCGATCAATAACGGGATCCTGAAACCGGGAAAGAACGAGATCAAGATCCAATTCCTAGGAGAAGCGGATAGCAACCCGTTCAAACCGAACGATCATTTCGGTTTTTATCATACTAAGAATTTTCGCCTTTCGTCTTTGGAAGGGATCTATAACTCCACATCGGAATATTTTGATATTTTTCTATTCGGAATATATTTCATATTCGGATTCTATCATGTTCTTTTCTTTGTTACTAGAAAACAGGATATTTATTATCTATACTTTGGGCTTTTTTCTCTTCTTTCCTCCGTTTACTTTTATCTAACTACCTATCATCTATATAATACATACATAAACTATCCAGGCGGCCCCGATACCGAATTCTTCTTTAGAGGAGAGATCTCCGCGCTTATTCCGATCGTTCCTATCTTTATGCTGTTTGCGAAAGATTTTTTCTATCAGAAGGATGGAAAATTTTGGATGATACGGATCTTCTGTGGGTTGAGCTTTGTCTCTCTTCTTGCGAACTGGCTTTTACCGTTTGAGTATGTGCTTCCTAATCTGTTGGTATATCAAGTTCTCCTTCTTTTGATGCTTTTGTATGTGATCTTGTTCTCGATCAATTCCATTCGCCAAAGAAAGCCTGATTCTGTGAAGCTTGCGATCGGCATAGGTATATGCGGGATATTCGGTCTTTGGGATACCTTGGACGCCATGACTAAGATCGTTGGATTTCATTATCCGTTCTTCAAGATCTCATTTTCCGTTTTCATTTTGGTGATCATCAGCCTTCTGGTTTCTCGCTATGTAAGTTTATATAAGCAATCGCAGGCATTGAACCAAGAGATCTCAAAGCAAAGAGATGCGTTCTACAGGTTCGTCCCTTCCGAATTCATTTCAATTTTGGACCGAGAAAGTCCTGTGGAGATCAAGATCGGAGATTCCAAGGAGAAGACCATGTCTGTCTTCTTCGCCGACCTTAGAGGTTATACTACGGTTTCCGAGAAGTTGAGTCCTGATGAGAATATAAAGTACCTGAATAGATACTTCTCCGCATTCGAAGACATTATCTTTAAGAATGCAGGATTTGTGGATAAGTACATAGGCGATGCGATCATGGCATTGTTCTCCGATCATAGTGAAAGAGCGGAGAAGGATAACTTCAATTCAGCGGACAACGCATTGCAATCCGCAATCGATATGGTGCGTCATGTCCATTCCTTGAACGATGGAATAGGTATAGGGGCCGATCTGGGTATCGGAGTGAATACTGGACCTTTGATCTTGGGAACCGTCGGTAGTGAAAGAAGGATCGATACCACCGTGGTAGGAGATACGGTGAACCTGTCTTCTAGAGTGCAGAGCCTTTCTGGTTTTTACAAGACTAAGATCCTAGTCACTCATCATACTTTTCTAAGATTGAATCTGCTCTCGGAGATCCGAGCCAGAGAGATCGACACAGTTATCGTAAAAGGAAAGACACAGCCTGTGATCTTGTACGAGATCTTTGAAGCGGATCCACCGGAAATGGCAGACCAAAAGGATCAGACAAAGAGTAAACTCAGCGAAGGGATTACTTTATACAAGGCGGGTCAATTTAAGAGCGCATTTTCTATTTTCAAAGAACTATATAAGCAGAACCCATCAGACAATATTGTAAGATTGTATGCTAAGCGAACTAAATTGGTCTTGAACCAACTCCCTTCCGGTGACTGGGATGGGATCTTTAGATTGCACAGAAAATAA
- the fliG gene encoding flagellar motor switch protein FliG yields MLNKKTSLTGRQKAAIFLIAVGSDVSSEIFKHLREDEIEQITFEIARLDKITPEDKEKVLVEFNELMMAQEFISNGGIDFARGLLEKALGNQKAIDIINRLTSSLQVRPFDFIRRTDPQHLLNFIQNEHPQTIALILSYLDPQKASSILSGLPHTIQAEVAKRIATMDRVSPDVLREVERVLERKLSTLASEDYTSAGGIDSVVEILNLVDRGTEKTIIEALEEEDPELAEEIKKRMFVFEDIVLLDDRAIQKVLREVDNSDLAKALKSVDTEVQEKIFKNMSKRAANLLREDMDFMGPIRIKDVEDAQQKIVNIIRKLEESGDIVVARAGEDELVM; encoded by the coding sequence GTGCTGAATAAGAAGACTAGTCTAACCGGAAGACAAAAAGCGGCCATCTTTCTGATTGCCGTAGGATCCGACGTATCCTCTGAGATCTTTAAACATTTACGAGAAGATGAGATCGAACAGATCACCTTCGAGATCGCTCGTTTAGATAAGATCACTCCGGAAGATAAGGAGAAGGTCCTTGTAGAATTCAACGAGCTTATGATGGCTCAGGAATTCATCTCGAACGGAGGTATAGACTTCGCTCGGGGACTTCTCGAGAAAGCACTCGGTAACCAAAAAGCGATCGATATTATCAATCGACTGACCTCGAGTTTACAGGTTCGTCCGTTCGACTTTATCCGTAGAACTGACCCTCAGCACTTATTGAACTTTATCCAGAACGAGCACCCTCAGACAATCGCATTAATTTTATCTTATCTAGATCCTCAAAAGGCATCTAGTATTCTTTCCGGGCTACCTCATACGATCCAAGCAGAGGTAGCAAAACGGATCGCAACCATGGACCGGGTTTCGCCTGACGTTCTTCGAGAAGTGGAACGGGTCTTGGAAAGGAAACTTTCCACACTCGCGAGCGAGGACTATACCTCTGCCGGTGGTATCGACTCCGTTGTGGAGATCCTCAACTTGGTGGACCGTGGAACAGAGAAGACAATCATCGAAGCTCTTGAAGAAGAAGATCCGGAACTTGCGGAAGAGATCAAGAAACGGATGTTCGTATTCGAGGATATCGTTCTACTTGATGACCGCGCGATACAGAAAGTATTGCGAGAAGTGGATAACTCCGACCTAGCAAAAGCGTTGAAGTCGGTGGATACCGAAGTGCAAGAGAAGATCTTTAAGAACATGTCGAAACGTGCTGCGAACCTTCTTCGAGAAGATATGGACTTTATGGGTCCGATCAGGATTAAGGACGTGGAAGACGCTCAGCAAAAAATCGTTAACATCATACGTAAACTGGAAGAGTCCGGAGACATTGTGGTCGCACGTGCCGGCGAAGACGAACTAGTAATGTGA
- a CDS encoding arsenate reductase family protein produces MKLKVYEYKNCSTCRNALKYLDSKKIEFEKKAIRETPPTKAELKKMLSYLGGDSKRLFNTSGGDYKELGLKDKLAKMSLDEQFELLSQNGNLVKRPFVLGEGFGLVGFKEEEWKATLPKK; encoded by the coding sequence TTGAAACTGAAAGTTTACGAATATAAGAACTGTAGCACTTGCCGAAATGCTCTCAAATACCTAGACTCTAAAAAAATAGAATTCGAGAAGAAGGCAATCCGGGAAACCCCTCCCACAAAGGCCGAGCTTAAGAAAATGCTCAGCTATTTAGGTGGGGATTCCAAGAGGCTGTTCAATACATCCGGCGGAGATTACAAAGAATTGGGACTCAAGGACAAACTGGCTAAAATGAGTTTAGACGAACAGTTTGAGCTTTTGTCCCAAAACGGGAACTTAGTAAAGCGGCCCTTCGTTCTTGGAGAAGGTTTCGGCCTAGTCGGCTTCAAAGAAGAAGAATGGAAGGCCACCTTGCCTAAAAAATAG